A window from Akkermansia muciniphila encodes these proteins:
- a CDS encoding glycosyltransferase: MSNIVIYLPNEPLGKQGGMERATHGLAEMLRGAGHRVLLLCREKNRLGETYFPPVPLTFLPPGLSRREEQDYLRKLLWEEKTDVLIDQTEGGITGRWGIFKNRIQMEEDSLKLVAVQHSSQYSSLRYYRLVHKRRGARTFPGKLRNFLFNALALPVKRRRAWRLQKSLFRDLAANYDHIVTLSSGGMEEFRLLAPGTPAEKLAAIPNALAPLEDAPVPQEKEKRVLFVGRLDNSVKGVDRLLRIWARAGKALPNWHLDIVGDGPDAARLKELAQRLQLSNVSFEGFRNPAPYYRRSSIFCLASTFEGFGLVLPEAMQHGCVPMAFNSYAAVRDLVIPDRTGILVRPFDEEEYARQLIRLTQDAPLRAAMAQAGPQHAALFSPACVVREWNSLFQR; this comes from the coding sequence ATGAGCAATATCGTCATCTATCTCCCCAACGAGCCTCTGGGCAAGCAGGGCGGCATGGAACGCGCCACTCATGGCCTGGCGGAAATGCTGCGCGGCGCCGGGCACCGCGTCCTGCTGCTTTGCCGTGAGAAAAACAGGCTGGGGGAAACGTATTTCCCGCCCGTTCCCCTGACCTTCCTGCCTCCGGGCCTTTCCCGCAGGGAGGAGCAGGATTACCTGCGGAAATTGCTGTGGGAGGAAAAGACGGACGTCCTCATTGACCAGACGGAGGGCGGCATCACCGGCCGCTGGGGCATCTTCAAAAACCGTATCCAGATGGAGGAGGACTCCCTGAAGCTGGTAGCCGTACAGCACAGCTCCCAGTATTCGTCCCTCCGTTATTACCGTCTTGTCCACAAGCGCCGGGGCGCACGCACGTTCCCGGGGAAACTGCGGAATTTCCTGTTCAACGCCCTGGCGCTTCCCGTCAAGCGGCGGAGGGCGTGGCGCCTGCAAAAGAGCCTGTTCCGGGACCTGGCGGCCAATTATGACCACATTGTCACTCTTTCCAGCGGCGGCATGGAGGAGTTCCGTCTTCTGGCCCCTGGCACCCCCGCGGAAAAACTGGCGGCCATTCCGAATGCGCTTGCCCCCCTTGAAGACGCGCCCGTACCGCAGGAAAAGGAAAAACGCGTCCTCTTCGTCGGCAGGCTGGACAACTCCGTCAAGGGAGTGGACAGGCTCCTGAGGATATGGGCGCGCGCCGGAAAGGCCCTGCCGAACTGGCACCTGGACATTGTGGGAGACGGGCCGGACGCCGCACGCCTGAAGGAGCTGGCGCAGCGCCTGCAACTGTCCAATGTTTCCTTTGAGGGCTTCCGGAATCCGGCCCCCTATTACCGGCGTTCCTCCATCTTCTGCCTGGCCTCCACCTTTGAGGGCTTCGGGCTGGTACTGCCGGAAGCCATGCAGCACGGCTGCGTCCCCATGGCCTTCAATAGTTATGCCGCCGTGCGCGACCTCGTCATTCCGGACCGCACGGGCATCCTGGTCCGGCCCTTTGACGAGGAGGAGTACGCGCGCCAGCTCATCCGCCTCACGCAGGACGCCCCCCTCCGCGCCGCCATGGCGCAGGCCGGCCCGCAGCATGCAGCCCTCTTTTCCCCGGCGTGCGTCGTCCGGGAATGGAACTCCCTGTTTCAACGCTAA
- a CDS encoding glycosyltransferase, with translation MNLIFYFDHPILPHAGGTERAAYLLAEALSRHGHRVSFLSLRRGDSLPASAPYLYLPRTDTLSCAENREYVETLCAGQGIDCIINCGANQDDSFFFSHERLSVQASIISWISFDVRTGLDYFSALLRKDFSTWGNAVKTLLRRAILPYRKYQAVSAKRKKYRDMFRGSDKVVFLSSRYAQDALQLAGTPERARLYSIPNLLTYEPAETGSCRKENAVLYVGRLVDSPKKVDRLLHVWKRVRPRHPDWSLYLLGDGPERAALERLAARLKLENVHFEGAQDPAPYYRKARILCLTSTHEGMPMVINEALSHGCIPVAFNSFHAAAEMLPDRETGRLIPPFSLRLFARELDELMSGPHVPPRTDVLTRYQPEKVIPQWLECLQEQP, from the coding sequence ATGAACCTGATCTTTTACTTTGACCACCCCATTCTGCCCCATGCAGGGGGAACGGAACGGGCGGCGTACCTTCTGGCGGAGGCCCTGTCACGGCACGGCCACCGGGTTTCCTTCCTGTCCCTACGGCGGGGGGACTCCCTCCCCGCATCCGCGCCTTACCTTTACCTCCCACGGACAGACACGCTCTCCTGCGCGGAAAACAGGGAGTACGTGGAAACCCTGTGCGCCGGGCAAGGGATTGACTGCATCATCAACTGCGGGGCCAACCAGGACGACTCCTTCTTTTTCAGCCATGAACGCCTTTCCGTGCAGGCGTCCATCATCTCCTGGATTTCCTTTGACGTCCGCACCGGGCTGGACTACTTTTCCGCCCTGCTCCGGAAGGATTTCAGCACCTGGGGCAATGCCGTGAAAACCCTGCTGCGCCGGGCCATCCTCCCGTACAGGAAATATCAGGCCGTGAGCGCCAAGAGGAAGAAATACCGGGACATGTTCCGCGGCTCGGACAAGGTGGTCTTCCTTTCCAGCCGTTATGCGCAGGATGCCCTTCAACTGGCTGGAACGCCGGAAAGGGCGCGGCTGTATTCCATCCCCAACCTGCTGACCTATGAGCCTGCGGAAACGGGATCCTGCCGCAAGGAGAACGCCGTCCTCTACGTAGGGCGGCTGGTGGATTCCCCGAAGAAGGTGGACCGCCTGCTGCATGTCTGGAAGAGAGTCCGCCCCCGGCACCCGGACTGGAGCCTGTACCTGCTGGGGGACGGCCCGGAACGCGCCGCCCTGGAACGGCTGGCGGCGCGGCTGAAACTGGAAAACGTCCATTTTGAAGGCGCGCAGGACCCGGCCCCCTATTACAGGAAGGCCAGAATCCTGTGCCTCACCTCCACACATGAAGGAATGCCCATGGTGATTAACGAGGCTCTTTCCCACGGTTGCATTCCTGTCGCCTTCAACAGCTTTCACGCCGCCGCGGAAATGCTGCCGGACCGGGAGACGGGACGGCTCATCCCCCCTTTCAGCCTGCGCCTGTTCGCCCGGGAGCTGGACGAACTGATGAGCGGTCCCCATGTGCCGCCCCGCACGGACGTATTAACCCGTTACCAGCCGGAAAAAGTGATTCCCCAGTGGCTGGAATGCCTGCAAGAACAACCATGA
- a CDS encoding glycosyltransferase family 2 protein: protein MKITVVTVCRNSASTLRDTLESVLAQSWTGYEYLVVDGGSTDGTREMLQAFEERFRGRLKWISEPDNGIYDAMNKGIRMSTGDVIGFLNADDYYQDNGVLKTIAEAFARHGADAVHGNLHYIDGARKIVRTWRGTGYRPGAFQRGWCPAHPTFYCKKECFTRYGGFDPAIGSAADFELMLRFIEKNGISTAYMDRNMVFMRPGGSSTAGLRAILRNTRQNREAFRKNRLPCPWHYGVTRLLSKAASTRNPLHYFFKAR, encoded by the coding sequence ATGAAAATCACCGTCGTCACCGTCTGCCGCAATAGCGCCTCCACTCTCCGGGACACCCTGGAGAGCGTGCTCGCGCAGTCCTGGACCGGTTACGAATACCTGGTGGTGGACGGCGGCAGCACGGACGGCACCAGGGAAATGCTCCAGGCCTTTGAAGAACGCTTCCGCGGACGGCTGAAATGGATTTCCGAACCGGACAACGGCATTTACGATGCCATGAACAAGGGTATCCGCATGAGCACCGGGGACGTCATCGGCTTCCTGAACGCAGATGACTATTACCAGGACAACGGCGTTCTGAAGACCATTGCGGAAGCTTTCGCCCGGCACGGGGCGGACGCCGTCCACGGCAACCTCCATTATATTGACGGAGCCCGTAAAATCGTCCGCACGTGGCGCGGCACGGGCTACCGCCCCGGCGCCTTCCAGCGCGGGTGGTGCCCGGCGCACCCCACGTTTTACTGCAAAAAAGAATGCTTCACCCGCTACGGCGGCTTTGACCCCGCCATCGGCAGCGCGGCGGATTTTGAACTGATGCTCCGTTTCATTGAAAAAAACGGCATCTCCACGGCTTACATGGACCGCAACATGGTGTTCATGCGCCCCGGCGGTTCCAGCACGGCGGGCCTGCGCGCCATCCTGCGCAATACGCGGCAGAACAGGGAAGCCTTCCGGAAGAACCGTCTCCCGTGCCCCTGGCATTATGGCGTCACGCGCCTGCTGTCCAAGGCCGCCTCCACACGCAACCCCCTTCATTACTTTTTCAAAGCCCGGTAA
- a CDS encoding tyrosine-protein phosphatase, producing MFSSLFQPRLKTTELCPDGMDMHCHLLWGVDDGAHTLQDSRDIISLLKARGFHGAYCTPHIISRYPSNTPSSLKARFRELLDSLPDRDFDLRLSAEYMLDENFERMITEEEPLSHDGTHLLVELPQFRLPNAWMDMLQLVLDRGFIPVLAHPERYGKIMPPEELAALATRGIRFQGNIGSLFGLYGKTCQAVARQFRKENLYLWWGTDAHNASMLKKLRLSSCPGPAI from the coding sequence TTGTTCTCCTCCCTCTTTCAACCCAGGCTCAAGACCACTGAACTCTGTCCTGACGGGATGGACATGCACTGCCACCTGCTGTGGGGCGTGGACGACGGGGCGCACACCCTCCAGGACAGCAGGGACATCATTTCCCTGCTGAAAGCCAGGGGCTTTCACGGCGCCTACTGCACCCCGCACATCATCAGCCGCTATCCCTCCAATACTCCGTCCAGCCTGAAGGCCCGCTTCCGGGAGCTTCTGGACTCCCTGCCGGACCGGGATTTCGACCTCAGGCTGTCGGCGGAGTACATGCTTGACGAGAACTTCGAGCGAATGATTACAGAGGAGGAGCCGCTCAGCCATGACGGCACGCACCTGCTCGTGGAGCTTCCGCAGTTCCGCCTGCCGAACGCGTGGATGGATATGCTCCAACTGGTCCTGGACAGAGGGTTCATTCCCGTACTGGCCCATCCGGAGCGGTACGGAAAGATCATGCCTCCGGAGGAACTGGCCGCCCTGGCCACACGGGGCATCCGCTTCCAGGGGAATATAGGCTCCCTGTTCGGCCTTTACGGGAAAACCTGCCAGGCGGTCGCCCGGCAGTTCCGGAAGGAAAATCTGTACCTGTGGTGGGGGACGGACGCCCACAATGCCAGCATGCTGAAAAAACTGCGCCTGTCATCCTGTCCAGGCCCCGCCATATGA
- a CDS encoding GumC family protein, which yields MPDTSAPPAVPPAEESESSLSLDVITGILLRRWYWILLFALIGGGAAYYLTGRQNYIFEKTASVIMRESSKESTSDRIKVDLGMDSGAANLANESFILRSSTVMRSTVEDLALNISYWKQQDLRQIDLYRDSPITVTFDGIAENRFCNVDITLQEGNTLVLTYHDINGNPVQEKGTFHSPIHLPFATVTVYPTSNMTETVPGTTITVRRTPVNAAADQLLANFTVMRPDAKESSILQMTLTSTNPVKAADTLNKLIAVYNDHSTAERRTTAVKTKDFIREQRAQVGADLKQVDQKMDDIKIKNDIIADTEASISADFNAAQTLDNSIFELQTQMKLADGLKESLNALGQKAGLISLDTGIADSGVSRQIEAYNTAYLEYQKVAGSAGGQNPIVITLTKKMDATRSAAARSLDNLRNNQKLQLQELTKKRENIGKRLTATSGKARELTPLDREHRVKEELYLTLLSKELENDLTLALTESSARVLEAAHGSDSPIAPNTRKSVLTAAAGGAIVCILGFLGLALLNNKVKNKKDLNAITSLPVVAELPAMTKKEQRQVARMFTDEHSVISEYFQILCHNADSMLPVTRNQGHVILLTSTMQGEGKTFISANLALAFANIGKRVLVIDGDLRKASLSKQLDGKGRKGLSTILLRKVEDPFSVIRTLPEHAGVDILYAGPHVPNPVTLLSLPELGTLIQMFKERYDAVIIDSPPYGILADTAILAGHADISLYVVRSNRIDKRHISTVQQLADSGQLPNLGFIINAVDFKAGSYSYYGYGYHYGNTSKNAHS from the coding sequence ATGCCAGATACTTCTGCTCCCCCCGCCGTCCCGCCCGCCGAGGAATCAGAATCCTCCCTTTCCCTGGATGTCATTACCGGCATTCTTCTCAGACGCTGGTACTGGATCCTGCTCTTTGCCCTGATCGGGGGCGGCGCGGCCTACTACCTGACCGGCAGGCAGAATTACATCTTTGAAAAAACAGCCAGCGTCATCATGAGGGAGTCCAGCAAGGAATCCACTTCCGACCGCATCAAGGTGGACCTGGGCATGGATTCCGGAGCCGCCAACCTGGCTAATGAAAGCTTCATCCTCCGCTCCAGCACGGTGATGCGGAGCACGGTGGAAGACCTGGCGCTGAATATTTCCTACTGGAAGCAGCAGGACCTGCGCCAGATAGACCTGTACAGGGACAGCCCCATCACCGTCACGTTTGACGGCATCGCGGAGAACCGCTTCTGCAACGTTGACATCACCTTGCAGGAGGGCAACACCCTGGTGCTGACGTACCATGACATCAACGGCAATCCCGTTCAGGAGAAAGGGACCTTCCATTCCCCCATCCATCTTCCCTTCGCCACGGTTACGGTTTACCCCACGTCCAACATGACGGAGACCGTCCCCGGCACCACCATCACCGTGCGCCGCACTCCCGTGAACGCAGCCGCGGACCAGCTTCTTGCCAATTTTACGGTCATGCGCCCGGACGCCAAGGAGTCCAGCATCCTGCAAATGACGCTGACTTCCACCAATCCGGTCAAAGCCGCCGATACGCTGAACAAGCTGATTGCGGTTTACAATGACCACTCCACGGCGGAACGCCGCACCACCGCGGTAAAAACAAAGGATTTCATACGGGAACAGCGCGCGCAAGTCGGCGCGGACCTCAAGCAAGTGGACCAGAAAATGGATGATATTAAGATCAAGAATGATATCATCGCAGACACGGAGGCGTCCATTTCCGCAGACTTCAATGCGGCCCAGACCCTGGATAATTCCATCTTTGAGCTCCAGACGCAGATGAAACTGGCGGACGGCCTGAAGGAAAGCCTGAATGCCCTGGGCCAAAAGGCAGGCCTCATTTCCCTGGATACCGGCATTGCGGATTCCGGCGTCTCCCGCCAGATTGAAGCCTATAACACCGCCTATCTGGAATACCAGAAAGTAGCCGGCAGCGCAGGGGGACAGAACCCCATTGTGATCACCCTGACCAAGAAGATGGACGCCACCCGCAGCGCGGCGGCCCGTTCCCTGGACAATCTCCGCAATAACCAGAAACTTCAGCTTCAGGAACTCACCAAGAAGCGTGAAAACATCGGTAAAAGACTGACAGCCACTTCCGGAAAGGCCCGGGAACTGACGCCCCTGGACCGTGAACACCGGGTGAAGGAGGAACTTTACCTCACGTTATTGAGCAAGGAGCTGGAAAATGACCTGACGCTGGCCCTGACGGAATCTTCCGCACGCGTGCTGGAGGCGGCCCACGGCTCGGACTCCCCCATCGCCCCCAACACCAGGAAATCCGTGCTGACCGCGGCGGCGGGAGGCGCCATTGTCTGCATTCTCGGGTTCCTCGGCCTGGCCCTGCTCAACAACAAGGTGAAGAACAAGAAGGACCTGAACGCCATCACCTCCCTTCCCGTGGTAGCGGAGCTCCCGGCCATGACCAAGAAGGAGCAGAGGCAGGTGGCCCGCATGTTCACGGATGAGCATTCCGTCATTTCAGAGTATTTCCAGATCCTGTGCCACAATGCGGACTCCATGCTTCCGGTCACCCGGAACCAGGGGCACGTCATCCTCCTTACCTCCACCATGCAGGGGGAAGGGAAAACCTTCATCTCCGCAAACCTGGCCCTGGCCTTTGCCAACATCGGCAAACGCGTGCTGGTCATTGACGGAGACCTGCGCAAGGCGTCCCTGTCCAAGCAGTTGGACGGCAAGGGACGCAAAGGGCTGAGCACCATCCTACTGCGCAAGGTGGAAGACCCGTTTTCCGTCATCCGCACCCTGCCGGAACACGCCGGGGTGGACATCCTGTACGCCGGGCCGCACGTTCCCAACCCCGTCACCCTTCTCTCCCTGCCGGAGCTGGGAACGCTCATCCAGATGTTCAAGGAACGCTATGACGCCGTCATCATTGACTCCCCCCCGTACGGCATCCTGGCAGATACGGCCATCCTCGCCGGCCATGCGGACATCTCCCTGTACGTCGTCCGCAGCAACAGGATAGACAAGCGGCACATCTCCACCGTCCAGCAGCTTGCGGATTCCGGCCAGCTTCCCAATTTGGGCTTCATTATCAACGCCGTGGATTTCAAAGCCGGCAGCTACAGTTATTACGGTTACGGCTACCACTACGGCAACACCTCCAAGAACGCTCATTCCTGA
- a CDS encoding polysaccharide biosynthesis/export family protein: MNIHHLISKAAVCSAVLAASSLLPSCVSPKEVLYIQDVSGQTNERIKGNYQTLIQKDDQLSITVSSKQPELTAPFAVSEIGSNTQGASSRKGYLVDSNGYIVLPVIGKIKAAGKTCSQLGDDIAATLRSRDYISDASVNVQITNFKFSVLGEVASPGTYTVDGQRLTILEAISRAGDLNIDGNRDITLIRETNGRRQIATVDLRSKDLFQSPYYYIQQNDTLYVTPAERKINTRSDTVQYIGWTASGLGLILGIVALCAL, encoded by the coding sequence ATGAATATACACCACCTCATCAGTAAAGCCGCCGTCTGCTCCGCAGTCCTGGCCGCATCCTCTCTCCTTCCTTCCTGCGTCAGCCCCAAGGAAGTCCTCTACATCCAGGACGTCTCCGGACAGACGAATGAACGGATCAAGGGGAATTACCAAACCCTCATCCAGAAGGATGACCAGCTCTCCATCACCGTGAGCAGCAAGCAGCCTGAACTGACCGCCCCCTTCGCCGTCTCGGAGATAGGCTCCAACACCCAGGGCGCCTCTTCCCGGAAGGGCTACCTGGTGGATTCAAACGGCTACATCGTTCTCCCGGTCATCGGCAAGATCAAGGCGGCCGGCAAGACCTGCTCCCAGCTGGGGGATGACATTGCCGCCACCCTGAGGAGCAGGGATTACATCAGCGACGCCTCCGTCAACGTTCAAATCACCAACTTCAAATTCTCCGTCCTGGGCGAGGTGGCCTCCCCCGGCACCTACACGGTGGACGGCCAGCGCCTGACGATTCTGGAAGCCATCAGCCGCGCCGGAGACCTGAATATTGACGGCAACCGGGACATCACCCTGATCCGGGAGACCAACGGCCGCCGCCAGATCGCCACCGTGGACCTCCGCAGCAAGGACCTCTTCCAGTCTCCCTATTACTACATTCAGCAGAATGACACCCTTTACGTCACGCCTGCCGAACGCAAGATCAACACCCGCAGTGATACTGTCCAGTACATCGGCTGGACGGCTTCCGGCCTGGGCCTGATCCTCGGCATCGTCGCCCTGTGCGCCCTGTAA
- a CDS encoding sugar transferase yields the protein MYIHICKPFLGSLIAGTALIILLPLLLTVSGLLVLSTGKSPFFLQTRVGYRGRLFKIIKFKTMTDEKDEHGNLLPDEQRMFRLGSFLRRSSLDELPQLINILKGDMAFVGPRPWIPSQMAAFPPSYCQRRCSVRPGITGMAQIHGRNGIPFYRRLCYDLIYVNNINLKLDLALIFQTARTVLIREGIQQCNEAFQNKLGKTLVHNDLSLPSSTPSPNRSF from the coding sequence ATGTACATACATATCTGCAAACCGTTTCTTGGAAGTCTCATTGCCGGAACTGCTCTCATTATCCTTCTTCCGCTGCTACTGACCGTTTCGGGACTTCTTGTACTTTCTACAGGGAAATCCCCGTTTTTTCTGCAAACGCGCGTAGGTTACAGGGGAAGGCTGTTCAAGATCATCAAATTCAAAACGATGACCGACGAGAAGGATGAACACGGCAACCTGCTCCCCGATGAACAGAGGATGTTCCGGCTGGGGAGTTTTCTCCGCCGCTCCTCCCTGGATGAACTTCCCCAGTTAATCAACATCCTGAAAGGAGACATGGCTTTTGTAGGCCCGCGGCCCTGGATTCCCTCCCAGATGGCCGCCTTCCCGCCCAGCTACTGCCAGAGGCGCTGCTCCGTGCGTCCGGGCATCACCGGCATGGCGCAGATCCACGGCCGCAACGGCATCCCCTTCTACCGCCGCCTCTGCTATGACCTGATTTACGTTAACAACATTAATCTGAAGCTGGATCTTGCCCTTATTTTCCAGACGGCCCGCACGGTACTGATCCGTGAAGGAATCCAGCAGTGCAACGAGGCATTCCAGAACAAGCTGGGGAAAACCCTGGTTCATAACGATCTTTCCCTGCCTTCCTCCACCCCCTCTCCCAACCGCTCGTTCTAA
- a CDS encoding FtsK/SpoIIIE family DNA translocase, with the protein MALDVQEHHAFEHGEERPPVWIGMVWGVVSLLGGAALLAAMLTFDVREIGWSYLNKSGHVVPGTSNVLGVPGLYAAGILYWALGGMAWMLVILLEWWGFYRLVHRGRLPRGMVYGGLFLLLCGCLFLTAGHVPGEEWVARHQVAGSGGLAGYLLGTSLLIPLTGTSAVLVFSGLGYLAALIYAAGMHPRPLFRAVLREWRVWRMNRKEKKMKRRSDQLAREAARVRASMEDAALSAPRPDRKSRASSSARLQRTGDDLEGLYSEVTAAAPAKPAAPSRAPRTQGHLPLTPKPRITVAEPAEIKPAPKEQPFSKLSTPPTEEFRNYELPPFELLHYEEKPDGPTEEDKDEMLEIQQKIIDTLTTFRVDVTPGDITRGPTITRYEVYPARGVRVNTFDQYAKDIALATKAESVNIVAPIPGKDTVGIEIVNRKKVAVPLRELLQDPGFCSPKKKIPLALGKDVYGRTVIGDLASMPHLLVAGATGSGKSVCINSIISSMLLKFRPDELRLILVDPKVVEMQPYSKLPHLIVPVVTDPKKVPNALRWCVNEMEHRYHCFAKVGVRNFEAFNKRPPDAPAEEPEEPENGEGDEALAEAVAREFESQGEWPAEDDDELDLDDDGVIPERFPYIVIIIDELADLMQTVGADIETNIGRLTQKARAAGIHLIVATQTPRRQVVTGTIKANIPTRIAFQVASGTDSRVILDRQGAEKLVGKGDLLYLPPGSAQVERAQGAFISDDEVEALVAHCASQARQKFHEEVQKSLEEPSHGGADSPLDDAEEECYSKCLEVALIERKVSTSLLQRRLSIGYGRAARMMDLLESRGIIAPADNTNRPRKVLVE; encoded by the coding sequence ATGGCATTGGATGTGCAGGAGCATCATGCATTTGAGCATGGAGAGGAGCGCCCCCCGGTTTGGATAGGAATGGTGTGGGGCGTCGTGTCCCTGCTGGGCGGCGCGGCGCTGCTGGCGGCCATGCTGACGTTTGACGTGCGGGAAATAGGCTGGAGTTATTTAAACAAGTCCGGGCACGTGGTTCCCGGAACATCCAATGTGCTGGGCGTGCCGGGACTGTATGCCGCGGGAATTCTTTACTGGGCGCTGGGCGGCATGGCCTGGATGCTGGTCATCCTGCTGGAATGGTGGGGCTTTTACCGTCTGGTGCACCGTGGAAGACTGCCCCGGGGCATGGTATATGGAGGCCTTTTCCTGCTGCTGTGCGGGTGCCTGTTCCTGACGGCCGGGCATGTGCCGGGAGAGGAATGGGTGGCGCGCCACCAGGTGGCGGGGTCCGGCGGCCTGGCGGGCTATCTGCTGGGAACCAGCCTGCTGATTCCCCTGACCGGCACCTCTGCCGTGCTGGTTTTTTCCGGCCTGGGTTACCTGGCGGCCCTGATTTACGCGGCGGGCATGCACCCCCGCCCGCTGTTCCGTGCCGTGCTGCGTGAATGGCGCGTGTGGCGCATGAACCGGAAGGAGAAGAAGATGAAGCGGCGGTCCGACCAGCTTGCCAGGGAGGCAGCCCGCGTAAGGGCCAGCATGGAAGACGCTGCCCTGTCCGCCCCCAGGCCGGACCGGAAGAGCAGGGCTTCCTCATCCGCCCGCCTGCAGCGTACCGGGGACGATCTGGAAGGTTTATACAGTGAAGTCACCGCGGCGGCCCCTGCGAAGCCTGCCGCGCCCTCCCGGGCTCCGCGCACGCAGGGGCATCTTCCCCTGACGCCCAAGCCCAGGATTACCGTGGCGGAACCGGCGGAAATCAAGCCCGCGCCCAAAGAACAGCCCTTCTCCAAGCTCTCCACCCCGCCCACGGAGGAATTCCGCAATTATGAGCTTCCCCCCTTTGAACTGCTGCATTATGAGGAAAAGCCGGACGGCCCCACGGAGGAGGACAAGGATGAAATGCTGGAAATTCAGCAGAAGATTATTGATACGCTGACGACATTCCGCGTGGACGTGACGCCGGGGGATATCACCCGCGGCCCGACCATCACCCGCTATGAAGTTTATCCCGCGCGCGGCGTGCGCGTGAACACCTTTGACCAGTATGCCAAGGACATTGCGCTGGCGACGAAGGCGGAAAGCGTGAACATCGTGGCGCCCATACCTGGCAAGGACACGGTGGGCATTGAAATTGTCAACCGGAAGAAGGTGGCCGTGCCCCTGCGGGAACTACTCCAGGACCCCGGCTTCTGCTCCCCCAAGAAGAAAATACCGCTGGCTCTGGGGAAGGACGTGTATGGCCGCACCGTGATCGGGGACCTGGCATCCATGCCGCACCTGCTGGTGGCCGGGGCCACCGGGTCCGGCAAATCCGTCTGCATCAACAGCATTATCTCCTCCATGCTCCTGAAATTCCGTCCGGATGAACTGAGGCTCATCCTGGTGGACCCCAAGGTGGTGGAAATGCAGCCCTATTCCAAGCTGCCGCACCTGATCGTGCCCGTGGTGACGGACCCCAAGAAAGTGCCCAATGCCCTGCGCTGGTGCGTAAATGAAATGGAGCACCGCTACCACTGCTTTGCCAAGGTGGGCGTGCGCAACTTTGAAGCCTTCAACAAGCGTCCGCCGGACGCGCCAGCGGAAGAACCTGAAGAACCGGAAAACGGGGAGGGGGACGAGGCCCTGGCGGAAGCCGTTGCCCGGGAATTTGAATCCCAGGGGGAATGGCCTGCGGAAGATGATGATGAACTGGACCTGGATGATGACGGCGTCATCCCTGAACGCTTCCCCTACATCGTCATCATCATTGACGAACTTGCGGACCTGATGCAGACGGTGGGCGCGGATATTGAAACGAACATCGGCCGCCTGACCCAGAAGGCCCGCGCCGCGGGCATCCACCTCATAGTGGCTACGCAGACGCCCAGAAGGCAGGTGGTCACGGGGACCATCAAGGCCAACATACCTACGCGCATCGCCTTCCAGGTGGCCAGCGGCACGGACAGCCGCGTTATTCTGGACAGGCAGGGCGCGGAAAAACTGGTGGGCAAGGGGGACCTGCTGTATCTGCCGCCGGGTTCCGCCCAGGTGGAGAGGGCGCAGGGCGCCTTTATCTCTGATGACGAGGTGGAAGCCCTGGTGGCCCACTGCGCCTCCCAGGCTAGGCAGAAATTCCATGAAGAGGTTCAGAAATCCCTGGAAGAGCCTTCCCACGGGGGGGCGGACAGTCCGCTGGACGACGCGGAGGAGGAATGCTACTCCAAATGCCTGGAAGTGGCCCTCATTGAGCGCAAGGTGAGCACGTCCCTGCTACAGCGGCGCCTGAGCATCGGGTACGGGCGTGCGGCCCGCATGATGGACCTGCTGGAATCACGGGGAATCATTGCGCCTGCGGACAATACCAACCGTCCACGCAAGGTGCTGGTGGAATAA
- the rbr gene encoding rubrerythrin, protein MKSIKGTETEKNLLKAFAGESEARNRYTYFAGVAKKAGYEQIAAIFLETADNEKEHAKVFFKLLKDACIEVTHTVCTAPLESTEECLLAAAAGEHDEWSDMYPTFAEVADREGFPAIAETFRKIATVEQHHEARYLKLAENVRDGKVFAKDKEIQWKCRNCGYVHTGATAPKVCPACVHPQAHFEELADNF, encoded by the coding sequence ATGAAATCCATCAAAGGCACAGAAACAGAAAAGAATCTCCTCAAGGCGTTTGCCGGGGAATCCGAAGCGCGCAACCGTTACACCTACTTTGCCGGTGTGGCCAAGAAAGCCGGCTATGAGCAGATTGCGGCCATCTTCCTGGAAACGGCTGACAATGAAAAGGAACACGCCAAGGTGTTTTTCAAACTGCTTAAAGACGCCTGCATTGAAGTGACCCACACTGTCTGCACGGCTCCCCTGGAATCCACGGAGGAATGCCTGCTGGCCGCCGCAGCCGGCGAGCATGACGAATGGTCCGACATGTACCCCACGTTTGCCGAAGTGGCGGACAGGGAAGGCTTCCCCGCCATTGCGGAAACCTTCCGCAAGATTGCCACCGTGGAACAGCACCATGAAGCCCGCTACCTGAAGCTGGCTGAAAACGTGCGCGACGGCAAGGTATTTGCCAAGGATAAGGAAATCCAGTGGAAGTGCCGCAACTGCGGTTACGTGCACACCGGAGCCACCGCCCCCAAGGTGTGCCCGGCCTGCGTGCATCCCCAGGCGCACTTTGAAGAACTGGCGGACAACTTCTAA